The Faecalibacterium prausnitzii genome includes a window with the following:
- a CDS encoding MarR family winged helix-turn-helix transcriptional regulator produces the protein MREKNPSMEFANKTALAYSAVCKPLCQELGLPQTAFDILLFLANNPTYKTASDIVEVRHIKANLVSVNVDKLVHEGLLTRCQVPNDRRKTELLCTEKAQPIIQRGRALQEAFFDRLLNGIDEARLNVFYGTLEQMGRNLDEILEGEL, from the coding sequence ATGAGAGAGAAAAACCCCAGCATGGAATTTGCAAACAAGACGGCGCTGGCCTACAGCGCGGTCTGCAAGCCGCTGTGCCAGGAACTCGGCCTGCCCCAGACGGCGTTTGATATCCTGCTGTTCCTGGCCAACAACCCCACCTACAAAACGGCCAGCGACATCGTAGAGGTGCGCCACATCAAAGCGAACCTCGTCTCGGTGAATGTGGACAAGCTCGTGCACGAGGGCCTGCTGACCCGCTGCCAGGTGCCGAACGACCGCCGCAAGACCGAGCTGCTCTGCACCGAAAAGGCTCAGCCCATCATTCAGCGGGGCCGGGCGCTGCAGGAAGCCTTCTTTGACCGACTGCTGAACGGCATCGACGAAGCCCGGCTGAATGTGTTTTATGGGACCCTGGAACAGATGGGCCGGAACCTGGATGAAATTCTGGAAGGAGAACTGTAA